The following proteins are encoded in a genomic region of Gossypium hirsutum isolate 1008001.06 chromosome D05, Gossypium_hirsutum_v2.1, whole genome shotgun sequence:
- the LOC107905220 gene encoding uncharacterized protein isoform X2 has product MATISAFSTPLHLFSKTHFKSPKNLFFYPNSIHFQTKVSTFSSNNLTLSFKNSKTLYGTWKLKSAEEEETAVVEQEREETTVAEQESVSVPVSPSDTLRMYFQGGLPMYVATRGLYGFNKFLLRI; this is encoded by the exons ATGGCAACAATTTCAGCATTTTCAACTCCTTTGCATTTATTCTCCAAAACCCATTTTAAATCTCCCAAAAACCTCTTCTTTTATCCAAATTCTATCCATTTTCAGACCAAAGTTTCCACCTTTTCTTCCAACAACTTAACATTATCCTTCAAAAACAGCAAAACTCTTTACGGTACTTGGAAACTCAAGTCtgcagaagaagaagaaacagcTGTTGTTGAACAAGAACGAGAAGAAACAACTGTCGCCGAACAAGAGTCTGTTTCTGTTCCTGTTTCTCCTTCAGACACTCTCAGAATGTACTTCCAG GGTGGCCTGCCAATGTATGTCGCAACACGGGGTTTATATGGCTTTAATAA ATTCCTGCTCAGGATTTGA
- the LOC107905220 gene encoding uncharacterized protein isoform X5, which produces MATISAFSTPLHLFSKTHFKSPKNLFFYPNSIHFQTKVSTFSSNNLTLSFKNSKTLYGTWKLKSAEEEETAVVEQEREETTVAEQESVSVPVSPSDTLRMYFQG; this is translated from the exons ATGGCAACAATTTCAGCATTTTCAACTCCTTTGCATTTATTCTCCAAAACCCATTTTAAATCTCCCAAAAACCTCTTCTTTTATCCAAATTCTATCCATTTTCAGACCAAAGTTTCCACCTTTTCTTCCAACAACTTAACATTATCCTTCAAAAACAGCAAAACTCTTTACGGTACTTGGAAACTCAAGTCtgcagaagaagaagaaacagcTGTTGTTGAACAAGAACGAGAAGAAACAACTGTCGCCGAACAAGAGTCTGTTTCTGTTCCTGTTTCTCCTTCAGACACTCTCAGAATGTACTTCCAG GGATGA
- the LOC121217903 gene encoding uncharacterized protein At4g08330, chloroplastic, with the protein MEKSMFIGNLHHSLSSASQRHVTYSCGSCGYELNLSSSSRNTTTIGSKYGKSIKRGIISFFSIDENRFTQVDEFRWGPYFSKHSWGLFRRRTKLLCRKCGNHIGNAYDDRTSDHPLVLDGSDSLSSNEASTRRKFDVRIRALQPSFAEELGTPHSM; encoded by the exons ATGGAGAAATCGATGTTTATTGGAAATCTCCATCATTCTCTTTCTTCTGCTTCTCAAAGACACGTAACTTACAG TTGTGGTTCTTGTGGGTATGAGCTAAACCTAAGTTCCTCTAGTCGAAACACTACAACAATTGGCTCTAAATACGGAAAATCAATAAAGAGAGGGATTATATCATTCTTTAGTATAGATGAGAACAGATTTACTCAAGTTGATGAGTTCCGATGGGGTCCTTACTTTTCAAAGCATTCGTGGGGTTTGTTCCGCCGTAGAACCAAACTTCTTTGCCGCAAATGTGGCAACCATATTGGAAATGCTTATGATGATAGAACTTCCGATCACCCCCTTGTATTAGATGGATCGGATTCATTGTCCAGTAATGAAGCTTCTACTCGTAGAAAATTTGATGTTCGAATCCGAGCCCTACAACCTTCATTTGCCGAAGAACTCGGCACTCCACATTCTATGTGA
- the LOC107905220 gene encoding uncharacterized protein isoform X4 encodes MATISAFSTPLHLFSKTHFKSPKNLFFYPNSIHFQTKVSTFSSNNLTLSFKNSKTLYGTWKLKSAEEEETAVVEQEREETTVAEQESVSVPVSPSDTLRMYFQIPAQDLTMRRLRGYEIKG; translated from the exons ATGGCAACAATTTCAGCATTTTCAACTCCTTTGCATTTATTCTCCAAAACCCATTTTAAATCTCCCAAAAACCTCTTCTTTTATCCAAATTCTATCCATTTTCAGACCAAAGTTTCCACCTTTTCTTCCAACAACTTAACATTATCCTTCAAAAACAGCAAAACTCTTTACGGTACTTGGAAACTCAAGTCtgcagaagaagaagaaacagcTGTTGTTGAACAAGAACGAGAAGAAACAACTGTCGCCGAACAAGAGTCTGTTTCTGTTCCTGTTTCTCCTTCAGACACTCTCAGAATGTACTTCCAG ATTCCTGCTCAGGATTTGACAATGAGACGGCTCAGAGGTTATGAAATTAAG GGATGA
- the LOC107905220 gene encoding uncharacterized protein isoform X3 yields the protein MATISAFSTPLHLFSKTHFKSPKNLFFYPNSIHFQTKVSTFSSNNLTLSFKNSKTLYGTWKLKSAEEEETAVVEQEREETTVAEQESVSVPVSPSDTLRMYFQIPAQDLTMRRLRGYEIKQG from the exons ATGGCAACAATTTCAGCATTTTCAACTCCTTTGCATTTATTCTCCAAAACCCATTTTAAATCTCCCAAAAACCTCTTCTTTTATCCAAATTCTATCCATTTTCAGACCAAAGTTTCCACCTTTTCTTCCAACAACTTAACATTATCCTTCAAAAACAGCAAAACTCTTTACGGTACTTGGAAACTCAAGTCtgcagaagaagaagaaacagcTGTTGTTGAACAAGAACGAGAAGAAACAACTGTCGCCGAACAAGAGTCTGTTTCTGTTCCTGTTTCTCCTTCAGACACTCTCAGAATGTACTTCCAG ATTCCTGCTCAGGATTTGACAATGAGACGGCTCAGAGGTTATGAAATTAAG CAGGGATGA
- the LOC107905220 gene encoding uncharacterized protein isoform X1: protein MATISAFSTPLHLFSKTHFKSPKNLFFYPNSIHFQTKVSTFSSNNLTLSFKNSKTLYGTWKLKSAEEEETAVVEQEREETTVAEQESVSVPVSPSDTLRMYFQIPAQDLTMRRLRGYEIKDCRPILMSETYVYMDARHRYFRK, encoded by the exons ATGGCAACAATTTCAGCATTTTCAACTCCTTTGCATTTATTCTCCAAAACCCATTTTAAATCTCCCAAAAACCTCTTCTTTTATCCAAATTCTATCCATTTTCAGACCAAAGTTTCCACCTTTTCTTCCAACAACTTAACATTATCCTTCAAAAACAGCAAAACTCTTTACGGTACTTGGAAACTCAAGTCtgcagaagaagaagaaacagcTGTTGTTGAACAAGAACGAGAAGAAACAACTGTCGCCGAACAAGAGTCTGTTTCTGTTCCTGTTTCTCCTTCAGACACTCTCAGAATGTACTTCCAG ATTCCTGCTCAGGATTTGACAATGAGACGGCTCAGAGGTTATGAAATTAAG GATTGCCGCCCAATTCTTATGTCCGaaacatatgtatatatggatGCCAGACACAGGTACTTCAGAAAATGA
- the LOC107905221 gene encoding uncharacterized protein — protein MIMKDSSCSYFHPKEGVGVCPLCLNDRLLILASTTSSATHRFGQPVSHIKSPNFFAFTSLLNRLQFKHSKSQTSYDPDDAASTPQADSFISIKFEEDGVGSWETGEVTKVSLEHCTKSWNPTTTQNQREANKSVVEQVKPRGLLRWRKRIGHLFQLIKSGRGPASQKCATLAAR, from the exons ATGATAATGAAAGACAGTTCCTGCTCTTATTTTCATCCCAAAGAAGGTGTTGGGGTATGCCCTTTGTGCTTAAATGATAGGCTTCTTATCTTAGCTTCAACCACTAGCAGTGCCACCCATAGATTTGGTCAACCTGTTTCTCACATAAAATCTCCCAACTTCTTTGCTTTTACCTCTCTTCTCAATCGTCTTCAGTTCAAGCATTCCAAATCTCAAACTTCTTATGATCCTGATGATGCTGCTTCAACCCCTCAAGCAG ACTCCTTTATCTCAATCAAGTTTGAAGAGGACGGTGTTGGTTCATGGGAAACAGGCGAAGTTACAAAGGTCTCACTTGAGCACTGCACCAAGTCTTGGAACCCCACCACGACCCAGAATCAAAGGGAGGCCAATAAAAGTGTGGTAGAACAGGTCAAACCACGCGGTTTGCTTAGGTGGCGAAAGCGGATAGGCCACTTGTTCCAGCTCATCAAAAGTGGAAGAGGTCCAGCAAGCCAAAAGTGTGCCACATTGGCAGCAAGGTAG